The Streptomyces sp. NBC_00775 genome includes the window TAGTTGGCCTGTACGTGCGCGAGTGCGTGCGCGCGGGCCCGCTCCGGGTCGCCGGATGCGATGGACTCGTACAGCTCACGGTGCTCGGTGAGGAGTTGGGGCCACTCCTCGTTCTGCCGGGTGAGCCAGCGCAGCCGGCCGTCGACCGGTTCCATGACGGAGATGAGCAGGCTGTTGCCCGCCATGGCCAGGATCCGGTCGTGGAAACGGGTGTTGATGTCGGTGATCGCCTCCGCGTCGTCGGCGTGGGTCGCGGTCGCCGCGCGGTCGAGCAGCCCGGCCAGCTCGGCCAGCGCCTCCGGGGTGGCGCGTGACGCGGCGAGTCCGGCGGCGTAGACCTCCAGCGCCTCGCGCAGTTCGAAGAGTTCGGCCACGTCGGTCGGAGTGAGCCGGCGTACGACGGTCCTGCGCGGCGTCTCGAAGAGTACGAACCCCTCGGCGACCAGCGCGCGGATCGCTTCGCGGACCGGAACCCGGGAGACCCCGAAGCGCTCGGCCAGCTCGCGCTCGACCAGACGGTCGCCGGGGTGCAGCCGCCCCGCGATGATCTCCTGCCGCAGGGTCGCGAGGACGCGCTCGCGCACCGCGCCCAGCGGCTCTCGCTCCGCGCCCAGAGGTTCGATCTTCGTCATGCTGCCATCTTCGCCGACTCCGGGGGTGTTTTACGGAGCCGTAACTTCAGGGACATCGGTCGGAACGGTTGACGGGGAGACCATGGCGGCAGTTTGGTATACCAAAAATGCCCTGCAGGGTCGTCCCCCACACTGAATGCAGTCCTCCGCTCCCTCGCCCATGGAGGCCCCGTGTCCCTCGCCGACCGTGCCGAAGCCACCGGCACCCCAGCGTTCGTCCCCGATCCCCGGCTCACCAACGAAGACCTCGCGCCCGCCGAGAAGCGCAACTGGAAGGTCTTCGACCTCTTCGCCATGTGGATGTCCGACGTCCACAACCTCGGCAACTACACGTTCGCCGCAGGTCTGTTGGTGCTCGGCATGAACGTCTGGCAGATCTTCACGTCGCTGCTCGTCGGCTTCGTGATCATCTACGGCGGCATGAACCTGATGGGCCGCATCGGACAGCGCACCGGCGTGCCCTTCCCCGTCGTCAGCCGCATCAGCTTCGGTGTCTGGGGTGCCAACATCCCCGCGCTGATCAGGGCGGTCATCGCCATCATGTGGTACGGGATCCAGACGTATCTGGCCTCCGTCGCCGTCAACGTCATGCTGCTCGCCGCCTGGCCGGGCCTGGAGTCGTGGACCCATCACGCCTTCCTCGGCCTGGACGCGCTCGGCTGGACGTCGTTCCTCGCGCTGTGGCTGATCCAGGCCATGATCATCAGCCAGGGCATGGAGTCGGTCCGCAAGTTCCAGGACTTCTGCGGCCCGGCCATCTGGCTCGTCATGATCGCGCTGGCCATCTGGGTCCTCGCCAAGGCCGGCTGGAGCATCTCGCTCACCGCGACCCCGCACCCGGTCTCCGTGGGTGAGCAGTGGCGCATGTGGTTCGGCGCGGTCGGGCTCATCCTGGCCACCTAC containing:
- a CDS encoding GntR family transcriptional regulator — protein: MTKIEPLGAEREPLGAVRERVLATLRQEIIAGRLHPGDRLVERELAERFGVSRVPVREAIRALVAEGFVLFETPRRTVVRRLTPTDVAELFELREALEVYAAGLAASRATPEALAELAGLLDRAATATHADDAEAITDINTRFHDRILAMAGNSLLISVMEPVDGRLRWLTRQNEEWPQLLTEHRELYESIASGDPERARAHALAHVQANYRSTVRHLFGETELP